Genomic segment of Umezawaea sp. Da 62-37:
TCGCCGATCTTCCAGTCACATAACCACTAGGCCATTCGTGTCGCGAAAAATGCCGGATGCTACCGAGACGGCCATCCACCGGAGAAGCACTTCTCGAATGGACCAAACGGGAGTCAAATCCCGGAAATGGTGATGGATGATCACTTTTTCGCCGCCGGTCGCCCGCGCGTCCTCCGGATTTCCCATCACGGGTTTCGTCACGCCCGGCGGCGCCTCGTCAGACGGTGAGACCGCACACGATCGGGGCGATCGGGCGTTCCCGTGTGGCGCTCGGGACTGGACATAAGGGACACTGGTTGCGGTAAGCGGAGGGGAGTACTCCCAACGCGGCGGTGCCGTCAACACGGAGTCAGGTTTCGCTCCCGGTGCCGCCGGTCGGTGTGAACCGGCGGAGGAGACCTCCGGTCATCGGCGCGTTCGCCATGTTCCGGAGGGTGTTTCCGCATGTCTGTTCCACTGTGGTTGTGGCTCGCGACGGTCGTGGGGCTGCTGCTCCTGCTGGCCGTCGACCTGGTTCTCGTCGGCCGCAAACCGCATGAGGTCTCGCTCGGCGAGGCCGGTCGCTGGGTGACGTTCTACGTCTCGGTGGCCGTGCTGTTCGGCATCGGCCTCTGGTACTTCGCCGGAGGTGTCCCGGCGGGCGAGTTCTTCGCGGGGTACATCACCGAGTACTCGCTCAGCATCGACAACCTGTTCATCTTCCTGATCATCATGAACACGTTCAAGGTGCCCGCGATCCACCAGGGGCGGGTGCTTCTGGTCGGCATCCTGATCGCCCTGGTGATGCGCGGCATCTTCATCGCCGTCGGCGCGGCGGTCATCGCGCAGTTCAGCTGGGTGTTCTACCTCTTCGGCGCCTTCCTGATCTACACCGGCTACAAGCTGGCGCGGACGGGCCACGACGAGGACGAGGAGTTCAAGGAGAACGCCTTCCTGCGCTTCGTGCGCCGGATCTTCCCGGTGGCCGACGAGTACCACGACTCGAAGTCGTTCATCAAGGTCGACGGCAAGCGCTTCGTGACCCCGATGTTCATCGTGATGATCGCGATCGGCAGCACCGACCTGCTGTTCGCGCTCGACTCCATCCCGGCGATCTTCGGCCTCACCAAGGAGCCGTTCCTCGTCTTCACGGCCAACGCGTTCGCGCTGATGGGCCTGAGGCAGCTGTACTTCCTGCTCGGGGGCCTGCTCAACAGGCTCGTGTACCTGTCGATCGGCCTGTCGCTGATCCTCGCGTTCATCGGCGTGAAGCTGATCCTGGAGGCGCTGCACACCAACTCGCTGCCGTTCCTCAACGGCGGCGAGGCGCTGGCGGTCCCGACGATCGGCATCG
This window contains:
- a CDS encoding TerC family protein, which gives rise to MSVPLWLWLATVVGLLLLLAVDLVLVGRKPHEVSLGEAGRWVTFYVSVAVLFGIGLWYFAGGVPAGEFFAGYITEYSLSIDNLFIFLIIMNTFKVPAIHQGRVLLVGILIALVMRGIFIAVGAAVIAQFSWVFYLFGAFLIYTGYKLARTGHDEDEEFKENAFLRFVRRIFPVADEYHDSKSFIKVDGKRFVTPMFIVMIAIGSTDLLFALDSIPAIFGLTKEPFLVFTANAFALMGLRQLYFLLGGLLNRLVYLSIGLSLILAFIGVKLILEALHTNSLPFLNGGEALAVPTIGIAVSLPVIIGILVVTTVASLAKSKRDEKAARAS